The Stygiolobus azoricus genome window below encodes:
- a CDS encoding Lsm family RNA-binding protein — MSSRRVSGDLNTLIDKTIIVKLSNNKTYSGVLSSFELSPFMISLTNAKDNENNTYYKVIINGSLITEILVKNAPIFDPREFAELVAKELNIRTADIKVYEEAGIVTILDKIKVSENGVEGSGPLAQKVYDIYNSYVEKKKKGA, encoded by the coding sequence ATGAGCAGTAGAAGAGTAAGTGGAGATCTAAACACTTTAATCGATAAAACTATAATTGTAAAACTATCTAATAATAAGACATATTCTGGAGTTTTAAGCTCTTTCGAACTGTCTCCGTTTATGATATCATTAACAAACGCTAAAGATAATGAAAATAACACTTATTATAAAGTAATAATAAACGGTTCATTGATTACTGAGATCTTAGTCAAAAATGCACCGATTTTTGATCCTAGGGAATTTGCTGAACTAGTAGCAAAAGAATTAAACATCAGAACAGCAGATATTAAAGTCTATGAAGAAGCTGGCATAGTGACTATTCTAGACAAAATAAAAGTATCTGAAAACGGAGTAGAAGGAAGTGGACCCCTAGCCCAAAAAGTGTATGACATTTACAATAGTTATGTTGAAAAGAAAAAGAAAGGAGCATAA
- the tgtA gene encoding tRNA guanosine(15) transglycosylase TgtA, producing MVGEFEIKDEDLAGRIGVLNTRHGNIETPVFFPVINPLKSEITIEDIKSVGFNNIITNAYLLKKNFNLKSSIHEFFKFNGVIMTDSGAYQILQYGQVNVTNKEIVEYENTIKPDIAVILDVPTGDVRSEEEAKYTVEETINRVNESLSYIKNSLDEIIWVYPIQGGRYLNLLSYSARYSLKIDEFKILALGSPTVLMQRYDYIPLIDMIYTAKSNVTRGKVFHLFGGGLPHIMPFAVALGVDSFDSASYILYARDNRYMTRDRVYRLEELDYFPCSCPVCTRYTPKDLLEIDQKSRTRLLALHNLYVIKEEINAIKQSIKEGRLYEYLQQKAFSHPRVYDAFKSLLKYSEYLEKFDPRTKGEIKGIFLYNKDSLERPEIKRHQLRLKEIISLKLSEHKKIVITCEDSYNSSDPNIGVYLFNPFYGLIPYELRETFPYSQHEMPKIIDEEVLQDTKKRVKEFLNTLKDEDITLSIVGCEKLHINSSRDVPIKFFLDQF from the coding sequence ATGGTAGGAGAATTTGAAATAAAAGATGAGGATCTAGCTGGTAGAATAGGAGTACTTAATACAAGGCACGGAAATATTGAGACTCCAGTTTTTTTCCCTGTGATAAATCCTTTAAAATCTGAGATAACAATAGAAGATATAAAGAGTGTAGGATTTAACAATATAATAACTAATGCTTATTTACTTAAGAAGAATTTTAATCTTAAGTCTTCAATTCATGAGTTTTTTAAATTCAATGGAGTAATTATGACTGACTCAGGTGCATATCAGATATTACAATATGGTCAAGTAAACGTTACCAATAAAGAAATCGTAGAGTATGAAAACACCATAAAACCGGATATTGCTGTAATTTTAGATGTACCAACTGGAGATGTAAGAAGTGAAGAAGAGGCTAAGTACACTGTGGAAGAGACTATAAATAGGGTTAATGAGTCCTTATCTTACATAAAGAACTCCTTAGATGAAATCATATGGGTTTATCCTATCCAAGGTGGTAGATATCTCAACTTGTTATCTTACTCAGCCAGGTATTCTCTAAAGATCGATGAATTTAAAATTCTTGCATTAGGTAGTCCCACTGTTTTAATGCAAAGATATGATTATATTCCCTTAATAGATATGATATATACTGCAAAGTCAAACGTAACTAGAGGTAAAGTATTCCACTTGTTTGGAGGTGGACTCCCTCATATAATGCCATTTGCTGTCGCATTAGGTGTTGACTCTTTTGATTCAGCTTCATATATTTTATACGCTAGGGATAATAGATACATGACTAGGGACAGAGTATATCGTTTAGAAGAACTAGACTACTTTCCTTGCTCATGTCCAGTATGTACTCGATATACGCCTAAAGACCTTCTAGAAATTGATCAAAAATCACGAACTAGGCTTTTAGCTCTTCACAATCTTTACGTAATTAAAGAAGAGATTAATGCTATAAAACAATCTATAAAAGAAGGAAGACTCTATGAGTACCTTCAACAAAAGGCTTTTTCGCATCCAAGGGTTTATGACGCTTTTAAATCCTTATTAAAATACTCCGAATATTTGGAAAAATTTGATCCAAGAACTAAAGGGGAAATAAAGGGTATATTTCTCTATAATAAAGATTCTTTAGAGAGACCCGAAATAAAAAGGCATCAGTTGAGGTTAAAGGAAATTATTTCACTAAAGTTATCAGAGCATAAAAAAATCGTTATAACATGTGAGGATTCTTACAACAGTTCAGATCCTAATATAGGAGTATATTTATTCAATCCTTTCTATGGACTTATACCATATGAATTAAGGGAGACCTTTCCTTATTCTCAACACGAAATGCCTAAGATAATAGATGAGGAAGTTCTTCAAGATACTAAGAAGAGAGTTAAAGAATTTCTGAATACTTTAAAGGACGAAGACATTACGTTATCAATAGTTGGATGTGAAAAATTACATATAAACTCTTCCAGAGACGTTCCTATTAAGTTCTTTCTGGATCAGTTCTAG
- a CDS encoding proteasome assembly chaperone family protein, translated as MNNIKIVLKGINEDQLKGVNFITGFRTLGEVGYIATRYIALKLGMKRVGFVLTKYLRDVTFLDEYGIATPFELFYDDKNHLLVLLSHLLPLQREANEFSETIVKWLKKLNVTNVILIGGLDKRYRTSNCNLRWLKTSKSQLNLSYPMMEKQLLMIGPLALFTIYSEIEDLPATILLPYADRDRIDPAAAAIAVEEVGRIFNMKIDVGELYEDAKKIEEELQKQLELIQKELNRNVSGRVYM; from the coding sequence ATGAATAATATCAAGATTGTACTTAAAGGAATTAATGAGGATCAGTTAAAAGGAGTTAACTTCATAACAGGTTTTAGAACATTAGGAGAAGTCGGATATATAGCTACTAGATACATTGCCTTAAAACTAGGAATGAAAAGAGTTGGATTTGTACTTACTAAATATTTACGTGATGTCACTTTTCTAGATGAGTACGGGATAGCTACCCCTTTTGAACTATTTTATGATGATAAGAACCACCTTTTAGTTCTCTTAAGCCATTTATTACCTTTACAGAGAGAAGCTAATGAATTTTCAGAAACAATAGTAAAATGGCTGAAAAAACTAAACGTGACTAACGTTATCTTAATAGGAGGTCTCGATAAAAGATATAGAACCTCTAACTGTAATTTACGTTGGCTTAAGACTTCAAAAAGTCAGCTAAACCTAAGTTACCCGATGATGGAGAAACAGTTATTAATGATTGGACCACTGGCGCTATTTACTATATATTCAGAGATCGAGGATTTACCCGCTACTATATTACTACCATATGCTGATAGAGACAGAATAGACCCTGCAGCTGCGGCTATAGCGGTTGAAGAGGTAGGTAGAATCTTTAATATGAAGATAGACGTAGGAGAACTATATGAAGACGCTAAAAAGATAGAGGAAGAACTTCAAAAACAACTAGAACTGATCCAGAAAGAACTTAATAGGAACGTCTCTGGAAGAGTTTATATGTAA
- a CDS encoding PUA domain-containing protein: MINLTQAKPASYAEIRKLKTIASYQFSSTIADCLFPPNEKFFIQYSMATNKIRNILDHNLRLFLVLRAQDYLFSLTEISGQIIKKCSDKPKFRFVVLNDISQFIKEGRNVFCKFVLEADESIRAGDEVLVVNEDDELLAIGRARVSGEEVKHYKRGIAVIVKREVKDE; this comes from the coding sequence ATGATTAACTTAACCCAAGCTAAGCCAGCATCTTATGCGGAAATTAGAAAGTTAAAAACTATAGCGTCTTATCAGTTTTCTTCCACAATAGCAGATTGTTTATTTCCACCTAATGAGAAATTTTTTATACAGTATTCAATGGCTACGAATAAAATCCGTAATATTTTAGATCATAACCTTAGATTATTCTTAGTCTTAAGGGCACAGGATTATTTATTTTCTTTAACTGAAATAAGCGGACAAATCATAAAAAAGTGTAGTGATAAACCTAAGTTTAGGTTTGTAGTCCTTAATGATATATCACAATTCATAAAAGAAGGTAGAAATGTTTTCTGTAAATTCGTATTGGAAGCAGACGAGAGTATAAGGGCTGGAGATGAAGTACTCGTTGTTAACGAAGATGATGAACTGTTGGCTATCGGAAGGGCGAGAGTATCGGGAGAGGAAGTAAAACATTATAAAAGGGGTATTGCTGTAATTGTTAAGAGGGAGGTAAAAGATGAATAA
- a CDS encoding proteasome-activating nucleotidase: MSGEIDSYKSRNYSNNNDDAIVRLLEEKIESLTKELEKLRQDLNWYKGELEKLLAPPYIEATVLDVLPDGRVIVRSSSGPNLVVNVTSSIDIKKIKPGISVALTQRGSAIVEILPNREDVLVKSFEVIEKPSIHYSDIGGLEAQIQELREVVEMPLKNPELFKEIGIEPPKGVLLYGPPGTGKTMLAKAVATESNATFIQVVASEFAQKFVGEGARIVREVFELARRKAPAIVFIDEIDAIGAKRIDMGTSGEREVQRTLMQLLAEIDGFKPLDNVKIIAATNRIDILDPALLRPGRFDRLIEVPLPDLRGREEIFKIYLSKMKVDSTIDYSELAKLTEGLSGADIKNICTEAGYNAIRDGRKFVTYNDIIGAITKVKKSRFKNKISERAEKYV, translated from the coding sequence TTGTCAGGAGAAATTGATAGCTATAAGTCTCGCAATTATTCTAATAATAATGATGATGCCATTGTGAGACTTCTTGAAGAAAAGATAGAATCTCTTACCAAAGAGTTAGAAAAATTAAGGCAAGATCTTAACTGGTATAAAGGAGAGTTAGAAAAATTACTAGCACCTCCTTACATCGAAGCTACTGTACTAGACGTCTTACCGGATGGGAGAGTAATAGTAAGAAGTTCTTCGGGTCCTAATTTAGTAGTGAATGTGACTTCGTCTATAGATATAAAGAAAATAAAGCCTGGCATATCAGTTGCATTAACTCAAAGAGGATCTGCGATTGTTGAAATTTTACCCAATAGAGAGGATGTATTAGTAAAATCCTTTGAGGTCATTGAGAAACCTAGCATTCATTACTCAGATATAGGTGGATTAGAGGCCCAAATCCAGGAGTTAAGAGAAGTAGTCGAAATGCCGTTAAAAAATCCAGAGTTATTTAAGGAAATAGGAATAGAGCCGCCTAAAGGAGTTTTACTCTACGGTCCGCCTGGGACAGGTAAAACAATGCTAGCTAAAGCAGTTGCTACTGAAAGTAACGCAACATTCATACAAGTTGTTGCATCTGAATTCGCTCAAAAATTCGTTGGAGAAGGAGCTAGAATTGTAAGGGAAGTATTTGAGTTAGCTAGGAGAAAAGCACCAGCAATCGTATTTATAGACGAAATAGATGCCATAGGTGCTAAAAGGATAGATATGGGAACTAGCGGGGAGAGAGAAGTTCAGAGGACATTAATGCAACTCTTAGCTGAAATAGATGGATTTAAACCTCTTGATAATGTTAAGATAATAGCAGCTACTAACAGAATTGACATATTAGACCCTGCATTACTTAGACCAGGTAGATTTGACAGACTAATAGAGGTTCCGTTACCAGATCTTAGAGGAAGAGAAGAAATATTCAAGATTTACTTGTCTAAAATGAAAGTGGACTCAACAATAGATTATTCGGAGTTAGCTAAATTAACAGAAGGTTTGAGCGGAGCTGATATTAAAAACATATGTACTGAGGCTGGGTATAATGCTATACGAGACGGAAGAAAGTTTGTAACTTATAATGATATAATCGGTGCAATAACTAAAGTGAAAAAAAGCAGATTCAAAAATAAAATCTCAGAGAGAGCTGAAAAGTATGTATGA
- a CDS encoding multiprotein bridging factor aMBF1, translating into MQSQALKYCELCGSPIKGNGITVSFEGSIITVCPACYAKIKKSAKITDLPKQTQPKKSIKPAVPKISSEVELEVVDDYYKLIKEAREKLKLTQQQLAQQLKVSENIIKRFESGKLKPTIQQAKQLEKILGIKLLIPVEEGGEEEEEGDFTLTLGDVAHIREGKS; encoded by the coding sequence ATGCAAAGTCAAGCATTAAAATACTGTGAGCTATGCGGATCACCTATTAAAGGTAACGGGATTACAGTGTCTTTTGAAGGGAGTATAATTACAGTATGCCCTGCATGTTATGCAAAAATAAAGAAAAGTGCAAAAATTACAGATTTACCTAAACAGACACAGCCTAAGAAAAGTATAAAACCAGCAGTACCAAAGATAAGTAGTGAAGTGGAGCTAGAAGTAGTAGATGATTATTATAAGTTAATTAAAGAGGCAAGGGAAAAGTTAAAGCTAACACAACAACAACTTGCACAACAGCTCAAAGTTTCGGAAAATATAATAAAAAGGTTCGAAAGCGGAAAATTAAAGCCCACGATTCAACAAGCAAAACAATTAGAAAAGATCTTAGGAATTAAGTTGCTAATACCAGTTGAGGAGGGAGGAGAAGAAGAGGAAGAAGGAGACTTCACTCTAACCTTGGGCGATGTGGCACATATTAGAGAGGGTAAAAGTTGA
- a CDS encoding GTPase: MKAILFVNEEFEDEAVALAESALYEIAKVYPLPRKPNPVFYLQKDKLEQIKNDNSIEAIIIFDLVKSRQFIGLYREIPYKKVLDKVLLLLEIFALHAGSKEAKLQIELAKLRYELPIIKDMYKKTKITEQQGPLGAGVYGVEAAIRLYLRRIVKIRQELEQLRKVKEEQIKKNDFKKIAIVGYTNAGKTTLFNALTGLRQKVDSSMFTTTSPKRYSIPIKLDGKKEKVLLIDTVGFIRGIPPQIVEAFFVTLSEAKYADILVLVLDASINDSMLIEMLTSSIEVLRELGISGKPMLIVLNKVDLVQKEDVENKIAIVKKISENLYSPIEDIIPVSALKGINLNYLKEKLTHMVWA; this comes from the coding sequence TTGAAGGCGATATTATTCGTTAATGAAGAATTTGAAGATGAGGCGGTAGCTCTAGCAGAATCTGCTTTATATGAGATAGCAAAAGTTTATCCTTTGCCAAGGAAACCTAATCCAGTTTTTTATTTACAGAAAGATAAACTTGAACAAATAAAGAACGATAATAGCATAGAAGCTATAATAATTTTTGATTTAGTAAAATCGAGGCAATTCATAGGGCTGTATAGGGAAATTCCTTACAAAAAAGTTCTTGATAAAGTATTATTATTATTAGAGATTTTCGCTTTACATGCAGGTTCGAAAGAAGCAAAGCTTCAGATAGAGCTAGCAAAATTACGTTATGAGTTACCTATAATCAAAGATATGTATAAAAAGACAAAGATAACGGAGCAACAAGGACCACTAGGAGCTGGGGTTTACGGTGTAGAGGCAGCGATTAGATTATACCTTAGGAGAATAGTTAAAATAAGGCAAGAATTAGAGCAGTTACGTAAGGTTAAAGAAGAGCAGATTAAAAAGAACGATTTCAAAAAGATAGCCATAGTAGGATATACTAATGCCGGTAAAACAACACTTTTTAACGCTTTAACTGGCTTAAGACAAAAAGTTGACTCCTCTATGTTCACCACAACATCTCCTAAGCGTTACTCAATCCCTATAAAACTTGACGGTAAAAAGGAGAAAGTGTTGCTAATAGATACTGTAGGGTTTATAAGGGGAATTCCTCCACAAATAGTAGAGGCTTTCTTCGTCACTTTATCTGAAGCAAAATATGCTGATATTCTCGTCTTAGTGTTAGACGCATCAATCAATGATAGTATGCTAATAGAAATGCTTACCAGTTCAATTGAAGTATTACGTGAACTAGGAATATCAGGCAAACCTATGCTTATAGTCCTTAATAAGGTAGATCTAGTCCAGAAAGAAGACGTAGAGAATAAGATAGCTATAGTAAAGAAAATAAGTGAGAATCTTTACTCCCCGATAGAAGATATAATTCCAGTATCAGCTTTGAAAGGTATTAATCTTAACTATTTAAAGGAGAAATTAACCCACATGGTATGGGCGTAG
- a CDS encoding tRNA methyltransferase has translation MTTHVILVARAFGAKGVFVEGEDSQLAKTIYSVLEEWGGKSYFKLEFVSNPKTLVKNWKEKGGKVVHLTMYGLNLTEKVSELAQINVPLLVIVGSEKVEGWYYYNADYNIAVSNQPHSEVSALAIFLDRIYKGEELNISFSDARLLIIPKERGKEVVRRE, from the coding sequence ATAACAACTCATGTAATTTTAGTTGCTAGAGCATTTGGCGCTAAAGGAGTTTTCGTTGAGGGAGAAGATTCTCAATTAGCTAAGACTATATATAGTGTCTTGGAAGAATGGGGAGGAAAATCTTACTTTAAGTTAGAGTTTGTATCTAATCCTAAAACTTTGGTCAAAAACTGGAAAGAAAAAGGAGGTAAGGTAGTTCATTTAACAATGTATGGACTAAATCTTACTGAAAAAGTATCAGAGCTCGCTCAGATTAACGTTCCCTTATTAGTAATAGTAGGCTCAGAAAAAGTAGAAGGATGGTACTATTATAACGCTGATTATAATATAGCAGTAAGCAACCAACCTCATTCAGAAGTGTCTGCATTGGCTATCTTTTTAGACAGAATATATAAGGGTGAGGAACTAAATATATCATTTAGTGATGCTAGACTTCTTATTATTCCAAAAGAAAGAGGAAAGGAGGTGGTAAGACGTGAGTGA
- a CDS encoding Rrf2 family transcriptional regulator, with the protein MLQLAKELVGEDAADLLKYLLKKRTEITDEELAKELNVKPNEVRKKLYLLSEQGFVTSRKTKDKDSSLYIYYWKVNLDQINDVLLNRKRMILDKLKIRYEQEKDSLFYFCPQDNIKYTMDEALENEFKCPKCGSVLQYYESEKARQFLGQKIKQLEDEIERETKRGKTNGS; encoded by the coding sequence ATCTTACAATTAGCGAAGGAATTGGTCGGTGAAGATGCAGCTGATTTATTAAAGTACTTACTAAAGAAAAGAACGGAAATAACTGATGAGGAACTGGCTAAAGAACTTAACGTTAAACCTAATGAGGTAAGGAAAAAACTCTATTTACTCTCTGAGCAGGGTTTTGTTACTAGCAGGAAAACAAAGGACAAGGACTCCAGCTTATATATTTATTATTGGAAGGTAAATCTAGATCAGATAAACGATGTTCTTTTGAATAGGAAGAGGATGATACTTGATAAGCTAAAGATTAGGTATGAACAAGAAAAAGACTCGTTATTCTACTTCTGCCCCCAAGATAACATAAAGTATACTATGGACGAGGCCTTAGAGAATGAGTTTAAGTGTCCTAAATGCGGAAGCGTTCTTCAGTATTATGAATCAGAAAAAGCTAGGCAGTTTTTAGGACAAAAAATTAAACAGTTAGAAGATGAAATAGAAAGAGAGACAAAACGTGGGAAAACTAACGGTAGTTGA
- a CDS encoding DNA cytosine methyltransferase → MGKLTVVDLFSGAGGFSLGFRKAGFEIKVAIDINHSAARTYSANFPNTIVIEDDIRSISGDDIIHLVGGEVDIVIGSPPCEPYTGANPLRMKEPLDRLYLDEKGELTLEYIRLVGELSPKIFVMENVPSITNTESLKDAIRLEFRRVGYEKIFFNYLKAEDYGNPSRRIRVFISNIPLDPPKSSRYVMVWDAIKDLSDPKTYNEVPNHEVQEVNERKLKEIAKTEIDDYLTMFRGSSGRNIPLYIRLNPNKLAPTVMGNSRFIHPYENRFLTVREQARLMSYPDFHVFLGSRDDQFNQVGEAVPVALSTAIARQIMSEYYARDIRSVA, encoded by the coding sequence GTGGGAAAACTAACGGTAGTTGATCTATTCTCAGGTGCGGGAGGTTTTTCTTTAGGTTTCAGGAAAGCTGGATTTGAAATCAAAGTAGCTATAGATATAAATCATTCGGCAGCAAGGACATATTCAGCTAACTTTCCTAACACAATAGTCATTGAAGATGATATACGTAGCATATCTGGTGACGATATAATACATTTAGTTGGAGGAGAGGTTGATATAGTTATAGGTAGTCCCCCTTGTGAACCTTACACTGGAGCAAATCCGCTAAGAATGAAAGAGCCTCTTGATAGACTTTACTTAGACGAAAAAGGAGAACTAACTCTTGAGTACATAAGACTAGTAGGAGAGCTTTCACCTAAAATATTTGTAATGGAGAACGTTCCATCAATTACTAATACAGAAAGCCTGAAGGATGCAATTAGATTGGAATTTAGGAGAGTTGGTTATGAGAAAATATTCTTTAACTATCTAAAAGCTGAGGATTATGGAAATCCATCAAGAAGAATAAGGGTATTTATTTCTAACATACCTTTGGATCCTCCTAAGTCAAGTAGATACGTTATGGTATGGGATGCAATCAAAGATCTATCCGATCCTAAAACCTATAATGAAGTCCCAAATCATGAAGTTCAGGAGGTTAATGAGAGAAAGCTTAAGGAAATCGCAAAGACGGAAATTGATGATTATCTAACAATGTTCAGAGGGAGTTCTGGTAGGAATATCCCATTATACATAAGGCTTAACCCTAATAAGCTAGCTCCTACTGTAATGGGTAATTCCAGATTTATACACCCATACGAGAACAGGTTTTTAACAGTCAGAGAGCAAGCAAGATTAATGAGCTATCCTGATTTTCACGTGTTTCTTGGAAGTAGGGATGATCAGTTTAATCAAGTAGGTGAAGCAGTGCCAGTAGCCTTATCTACTGCGATCGCACGACAAATAATGAGTGAATACTATGCCCGAGATATTCGTAGTGTTGCATAA
- a CDS encoding RecB-family nuclease, with amino-acid sequence MPEIFVVLHNVSSVQKLLDFAKLAFNLEIKYVIVTKIGGVAAQAGVADASKLAYKLNKSFIVLPDLKDAIELFSPDTIILISQQADKVFSPSIISNKKRVMLIFSGIESGFSKIEQSLGEVYKLPIFKGEVPPVASLAVISYMLSGEEFKKDQS; translated from the coding sequence ATGCCCGAGATATTCGTAGTGTTGCATAATGTAAGTAGTGTTCAGAAGTTATTAGATTTCGCAAAACTAGCGTTTAATTTAGAAATTAAGTATGTTATAGTGACTAAAATAGGTGGGGTAGCCGCTCAAGCAGGAGTAGCAGATGCAAGTAAATTAGCTTATAAATTAAACAAATCATTTATAGTACTACCAGACTTAAAGGATGCTATAGAGCTTTTCTCGCCAGATACAATAATCTTAATTTCTCAACAAGCAGATAAGGTCTTTTCTCCATCAATAATTTCTAACAAAAAGAGAGTTATGTTAATCTTTTCAGGCATAGAATCTGGATTTAGTAAGATAGAGCAAAGTTTGGGAGAGGTTTATAAGTTACCTATCTTTAAGGGTGAAGTTCCACCAGTTGCTTCATTAGCCGTAATTTCATATATGTTAAGTGGAGAAGAATTTAAAAAAGATCAAAGCTAA
- a CDS encoding potassium channel family protein, with protein sequence MDRIKFWNRFVLRFLEIFAAPYSVLRKIYPQLAILSIVVYVIALVFVYYQHLDWISAIYAAVNVITTVGLYAPDINTMPSNEKLFLTVLILFTVGLFASMIQSLIGTLVNKNIWIDARARWRGQHMLNHIVLIGNAESIVSAARKLQQLGRDYVVLTSSKILYEELKGDNVILGDPKDESNLISAGVKKASAAIIAMDDDSETLLVTLRVQKLNPPLKVVTMVKDISMVDIMKTAGADVVIPYEDIMGRMLAFASLSDSFAGIIYSSREREYSIGVFDVKKGIKLKDLPPRVIPIAILRDGHLDPYFDKETEVKPGESLFVLGDPSAFKEVEKLLS encoded by the coding sequence GTGGATAGAATAAAATTTTGGAATAGGTTCGTCTTACGTTTTTTAGAGATTTTCGCTGCACCATACTCAGTTCTTAGAAAAATATACCCTCAATTAGCAATTCTATCAATAGTAGTTTACGTAATAGCACTAGTATTCGTCTATTATCAACATCTCGACTGGATTTCAGCAATTTACGCTGCTGTAAACGTCATAACTACTGTAGGTCTTTACGCTCCAGACATCAACACCATGCCTAGTAATGAGAAATTGTTCTTAACCGTTCTTATCTTGTTCACGGTAGGTCTTTTTGCATCTATGATTCAATCTTTAATTGGAACCCTTGTAAATAAAAATATATGGATAGATGCCAGAGCGAGATGGAGAGGACAACACATGCTAAACCACATAGTCTTGATAGGAAATGCTGAAAGCATAGTTTCAGCTGCCAGAAAGTTACAGCAGTTAGGAAGGGATTACGTAGTTTTAACTTCGTCTAAGATTCTTTATGAAGAACTAAAAGGGGATAATGTAATCCTGGGAGATCCAAAAGACGAGAGTAATCTAATATCAGCAGGAGTTAAGAAGGCATCAGCCGCGATAATTGCAATGGACGACGATTCCGAAACACTTCTAGTAACATTAAGAGTTCAAAAACTAAATCCTCCTTTAAAAGTAGTTACCATGGTTAAGGACATTTCAATGGTAGATATTATGAAAACAGCTGGTGCAGATGTAGTTATACCCTATGAGGATATAATGGGAAGAATGCTAGCATTTGCCTCACTTTCTGACTCCTTTGCAGGTATTATCTACTCAAGCAGAGAAAGAGAGTACTCAATAGGAGTGTTCGACGTTAAGAAGGGAATAAAGTTAAAAGATCTTCCTCCCAGGGTAATTCCGATCGCAATTCTTAGAGACGGACATTTAGATCCCTATTTCGATAAAGAAACTGAAGTGAAGCCGGGGGAATCCTTGTTCGTTTTAGGAGATCCTTCAGCGTTTAAAGAGGTTGAAAAGCTTCTGAGTTAA
- the ahcY gene encoding adenosylhomocysteinase gives MDYKVKDLSLAEQGKKQIEWAELHMPALMEIRKQFEAEKPLKGIRISAVLHVTKETAALVKTLKAGGAEVALAGSNPLSTQDDVAAALVEEGIRVFAWKGENENDYYNNIKEIMKYEPQIVMDDGGDLHAYIHENYSGKLIGGTEETTTGVIRLKVMEEEKVLKYPVIAVNNAFTKYLFDNRIGTGQSTIDGILRATNILIAGKVAVVAGYGWVGRGIAQRLRGMGARVIVVEVSPLRALEAVMDGFDVMPMSKAAEIGEIFVTATGNINVINKEHFLKMKDGAILANSGHFNVEINVKGLREIAKQVRTIRPYLEEYTLDNGKRIYLLADGRLVNLAAAEGHPSEVMDLSFSNQALSVKYLIENKDKLEPKVYNVPQEIDETVAMLKLRGMGIELEPMTKEQIEYMKQWRYGT, from the coding sequence ATGGACTATAAGGTTAAAGACCTCTCACTCGCAGAGCAAGGTAAAAAGCAAATAGAATGGGCAGAACTTCACATGCCAGCTTTAATGGAGATCAGAAAACAGTTTGAAGCGGAAAAACCTCTTAAGGGGATCAGAATAAGTGCAGTCCTTCATGTGACTAAGGAAACAGCAGCACTAGTTAAGACGTTAAAAGCAGGAGGAGCTGAGGTTGCTTTAGCTGGGAGTAATCCTTTATCAACACAAGATGATGTTGCCGCAGCCTTAGTTGAAGAAGGTATACGCGTCTTCGCATGGAAAGGCGAGAACGAGAATGATTATTACAACAACATCAAAGAGATAATGAAGTATGAGCCTCAAATAGTTATGGACGATGGCGGCGACCTACATGCTTACATACACGAGAACTACTCAGGGAAACTAATAGGAGGAACTGAGGAGACAACGACGGGGGTTATCAGACTAAAGGTTATGGAAGAGGAGAAAGTGTTGAAATACCCCGTGATAGCAGTAAATAATGCATTTACAAAGTATTTATTCGACAACAGAATAGGGACTGGGCAGAGTACTATCGATGGAATTTTGAGGGCTACCAATATCTTGATAGCTGGTAAGGTTGCCGTGGTGGCAGGTTACGGATGGGTAGGTAGAGGTATAGCTCAAAGGCTTAGAGGTATGGGAGCTAGGGTTATTGTAGTTGAGGTATCGCCTTTAAGGGCTTTAGAAGCGGTAATGGATGGTTTTGACGTCATGCCTATGAGTAAGGCTGCGGAAATCGGAGAGATATTCGTAACAGCAACTGGAAATATTAACGTTATAAATAAAGAGCACTTTCTGAAAATGAAAGACGGAGCGATATTAGCTAACTCAGGTCATTTTAACGTGGAGATAAATGTGAAAGGGTTGAGAGAAATAGCAAAGCAAGTAAGGACTATAAGACCTTACCTTGAGGAGTACACGCTAGATAACGGTAAAAGAATATACTTATTAGCTGACGGTAGATTAGTGAACCTTGCGGCGGCTGAAGGACATCCGAGCGAAGTTATGGATTTAAGCTTCTCTAATCAAGCCTTGTCAGTAAAGTACCTCATCGAGAATAAAGACAAGTTAGAGCCGAAAGTGTATAATGTTCCTCAAGAGATTGACGAAACTGTAGCTATGCTAAAACTAAGAGGAATGGGAATAGAGCTAGAGCCTATGACCAAGGAGCAGATAGAATATATGAAACAGTGGAGATACGGAACTTAA